A stretch of the Sphingosinithalassobacter tenebrarum genome encodes the following:
- a CDS encoding acyl-CoA dehydrogenase family protein: protein MTEDLETFRAETRAWLEANCPPEMRQPVRSDKDINWGGRNPVFQPGQKEWMDAMAGRGWTVPDWPQAYGGGGLSPAQTKILREEMRKLGCRNPLNSFGISMLGPALLKYGTEEQKREHLPRIARGEIRWCQGYSEPNAGSDLAGLATSAEDKGDHFLVNGQKVWTSYADKADWIFCLVRTDKSTKQGGISFLLFDMETPGVSTRPILLISGYSPFCETFFDDVKVPKGNLLGELNKGWDVAKYLLGHEREMISGMGNEGGNKSLHAIARDKVGLTEDGKLADPLLRAQMALFEVRTRAFGAMSERFMDELKAGRAHPAQPSMMKYYGTELNKTRNELMMAAGGSDLLEWESDASNGGAAARAWLRTKANSIEGGTSEIQLNIIAKRILQLPGA from the coding sequence ATGACCGAAGACCTCGAAACATTTCGCGCCGAAACGCGCGCCTGGCTGGAGGCGAACTGCCCGCCCGAAATGCGGCAGCCGGTGCGCAGCGACAAGGACATCAACTGGGGCGGCCGCAACCCGGTGTTCCAGCCGGGCCAGAAGGAATGGATGGACGCGATGGCCGGTCGCGGCTGGACCGTGCCCGACTGGCCCCAGGCCTATGGCGGCGGCGGCCTCTCTCCGGCGCAGACCAAAATATTGCGCGAGGAAATGCGCAAGCTCGGCTGCCGCAATCCGCTCAACAGCTTCGGCATCTCGATGCTCGGCCCGGCGCTGCTCAAATACGGGACCGAGGAACAGAAGCGCGAACATCTGCCCAGGATCGCGCGCGGCGAAATCCGCTGGTGCCAGGGCTATTCCGAACCCAATGCCGGATCGGACCTCGCCGGCCTCGCCACTTCGGCCGAGGACAAGGGCGACCATTTCCTCGTCAACGGGCAGAAAGTGTGGACCAGCTATGCCGACAAGGCCGACTGGATCTTCTGCCTGGTCCGCACCGACAAGAGCACGAAACAGGGCGGCATCAGCTTCCTGCTGTTCGACATGGAAACGCCCGGCGTTTCGACCAGGCCGATCCTGCTCATCTCGGGCTACTCGCCCTTCTGCGAGACCTTCTTTGACGATGTGAAGGTGCCCAAGGGCAATCTGCTCGGCGAACTGAACAAGGGCTGGGACGTCGCCAAATATCTGCTCGGGCACGAGCGCGAGATGATTTCGGGCATGGGCAATGAAGGCGGCAACAAGAGCCTCCACGCCATCGCCCGCGACAAGGTGGGTCTCACCGAAGACGGCAAGCTCGCCGATCCGCTGCTGCGTGCGCAGATGGCGCTGTTCGAAGTGCGCACGCGCGCGTTCGGTGCAATGTCCGAACGGTTCATGGACGAGCTCAAGGCCGGCCGCGCCCACCCCGCCCAGCCGAGCATGATGAAATATTACGGCACCGAGCTGAACAAGACCCGCAACGAGCTGATGATGGCGGCGGGCGGCTCTGACCTGCTCGAATGGGAAAGCGACGCGTCGAACGGCGGCGCGGCCGCGCGCGCATGGCTGCGCACCAAGGCCAATTCGATCGAAGGCGGGACGAGCGAGATCCAGCTCAACATCATCGCCAAGCGCATCCTGCAACTGCCCGGAGCCTGA
- a CDS encoding acyl-CoA dehydrogenase family protein encodes MPLFLDDEQTMLRDTARDYVSEQMPVAHMRKLRDDANPDGFSREHWKSFAEMGFTGILIPESHGGLGLGQVEAGVVLEEIGRNLAPSPFLTTAVAAVEALKGSAQAERWFPGILAGETVAALALDEKAKHDGKVAMEAKRSGNGFVLSGAKQFVTHGHVADLMLVAAQLEGEATLFAVPADTAGVTATPERLTDASLASRVTFEDVRLDGDAAIGGDAYARMLDAARIGASAEMLGVGGGAMDMTMGYLKDRKQFGVAIGSFQALQHRAAHLYSELEVARAAVLKAQQDIDTGRAENPAMLAAVAKAMTGLATTLSVQEAIQMHGGIGMTDEHDIGFYMKRARVLAEMFGDTNFHADAVAKMAGF; translated from the coding sequence ATGCCGCTCTTCCTCGATGACGAACAGACGATGCTGCGCGACACCGCGCGCGACTATGTTTCCGAACAAATGCCCGTCGCGCACATGCGCAAGCTGCGCGACGACGCAAACCCCGACGGCTTTTCGCGCGAGCATTGGAAGTCGTTCGCCGAAATGGGCTTCACCGGCATCCTGATCCCCGAAAGCCACGGCGGGCTCGGCCTCGGCCAGGTCGAAGCGGGCGTAGTGCTCGAGGAAATCGGCCGGAACCTTGCCCCCTCGCCCTTCCTCACCACTGCCGTCGCGGCGGTGGAAGCGCTCAAGGGCTCCGCGCAGGCCGAACGCTGGTTCCCCGGCATCCTCGCGGGCGAAACCGTCGCCGCGCTCGCGCTCGACGAAAAGGCCAAACATGACGGCAAGGTCGCGATGGAGGCGAAGCGCTCGGGCAATGGCTTCGTGCTGAGCGGCGCCAAGCAATTCGTGACGCACGGCCATGTCGCGGACCTGATGCTCGTCGCCGCGCAGCTCGAAGGCGAAGCCACGCTCTTCGCCGTTCCCGCCGACACCGCAGGCGTCACTGCCACTCCCGAACGCCTCACCGATGCCAGCCTCGCCTCGCGCGTGACCTTCGAGGATGTCCGGCTCGACGGCGACGCCGCGATCGGCGGCGACGCCTATGCGCGCATGCTCGATGCCGCGCGCATCGGCGCCTCGGCAGAAATGCTCGGCGTCGGCGGCGGCGCGATGGACATGACGATGGGGTATCTGAAGGACCGCAAGCAGTTCGGCGTCGCCATCGGCAGCTTCCAGGCGCTCCAGCACCGCGCCGCGCACCTCTATTCCGAACTCGAAGTCGCCCGCGCCGCCGTACTCAAGGCACAGCAGGACATCGACACCGGCCGCGCCGAGAACCCGGCGATGCTCGCCGCCGTCGCCAAGGCGATGACCGGCCTCGCCACCACATTGTCGGTGCAGGAGGCGATCCAGATGCACGGCGGCATCGGGATGACCGACGAACATGACATCGGCTTCTATATGAAGCGCGCGCGCGTGCTGGCGGAGATGTTCGGCGACACCAATTTCCACGCCGATGCGGTGGCGAAGATGGCAGGGTTTTAG